The segment GCGGCAGTCCGTTGAGCAATTGGCCTTCCAATAAGACCTTTCCGGACGTCGGCTTGTACACGCCTGTCATGGCGTTGAAACACGTGGTTTTGCCGGCACCGTTAGGACCGATCAAGCCGAGGATTTCGCCTCGGTTGATATCGAAAGTGACATTGTCCAAAGCCGTCAGGCCACCGAACTTAATCGTCAGGTCTTGGACCTGGACCAAGGCTTCGCCCACCTTGGTGACAATGTCCCTCTCAGGCGCTACCTTCCCGGCGACGTCAAGGTCCACACCCTGTTCCTTGAGTGCTTCCACATCAATATCCGGTTCAATTGCTTCACTCATTGTCAGCCCCCTTTCCCGGTTCCAAAACGACTTTGCCCGAAGGAGGGATGTCGCCTACGGCGCCCTTGAGCTTGTTGTAAGCCAAGCGTCCGTACGCGAGGAGGCTCTGGCGTGCCGGCAGGAGACCGCCGGGGCGGAAAATCATGATGACCACCAGCGCCGCACCAAAGATCAAATACTTGAACTCCGCAATCGCGGTAAAGCGGAGCGGAATATATGCCACCAACGCACCGCCAAGAATCGCACCAACCTTGTTTCCCGTGCCGCCCATGACAACAGCAGCGACGAACAGGATTGAGGTGGCGATGTCGAATTTCTGGTTGTTCACAAAACCCACCTGGCCGGCGAACAATGCACCCGACAGTCCGCCCACGGAAGCACCAATCGCGAAGGCCCACACCTTGTACTTGAACGTCGGGACGCCCATGATTTCCGCGGCGTCTTCATCTTCACGGATGGCAATCCACGCGCGTCCCACGCGGCTGCGCTCCAGGTTTCCGGCGGCCAAGAGCACCAGAATGATGATGGTCAGCGTCAACCAGTACCACGGAGTTCCGCTCGAGTTCAGGAAGATTGGCTGGCCGCTTGAATCCGTTCCCGGAGGGTGGCCGACATTCTGGAAACCAACTTGGCCTTTCATCGCCGGAATAATGGTGGCCAAAATGCGCACGATCTCGCCGAAGCCCAGCGTGACAATAGCCAGGTAGTCGCCGCGGAGGCGAAGAGTAGGCACACCCAGGACCACGCCAAAGAACATGGCGACCGCCATAGCCAGCGGCAGCGTCCACAAGTAGGGAATGTGCACATACGGAGAATCCGGGCTGGTAAACATTGCTGCCGTGTATGAACCCAGGGCAAAGAATGCCACGTAGCCCAAGTCAAGGAGGCCCGCATAGCCGACCACCACGTTCAAGCCCACAGCCACGAGGGCATAGACGGACATTTGCGCGAGTGCAATTTGCCAATTGTTGCCCGGTTCCGTCGTGATCAGCGGCGGATTGAGGATGGGAAGCAAGTACGCAATGACAACGACGACGATCAGGATCAACCATTGGGTTTGGCGCGGGAGCGCATTCCATTTGTCACTTAGTCCCGGGAACCAGCCTTTGCGCTGCCGCATCTTGGCTTCGCGGTCGGCAATCTCCTGCGCTGAAGCATCATCGGGAATAAGCGTGGGGCCGTCTGTTGTGCTCATGCCTTACTCTTTCCAAGCGAGCTACCCAAGACACCTTCGGGTCGCACAATCAATACCAACACCAGGACCACGAACGCGACAACGTCCGTCCATTGGGAACTACCCAGGAGCACCTGGCCGTAGTTGCCAATCAAACCGATCAGCAGGCCGCCCAGCAAAGCACCGCGCACATTGCCGATGCCTCCGAGGACAGCGGCCGCGAAGGCTTTGACGCCGAGGATGAATCCGCCGTTGTATTGCACGCCGGACGGGATTTTCATGACGTAGAACAAGGCAGCTGCTCCGGCCAGGATCCCGCCGATTATAAAGGTGGTCACGATGATCTTTTCCTTGTTGACACCCATCAAAGTTGCGGTATCCGGGTCCTGCGCCACGGCACGGATGCCTCGGCCGGTGCGGGACCGCCTAATGAACTGATCAGTGGCGATCATGAGGATAATCGCAGCGACGACAATAACCACCTGCTGCGAATCGACGATGGTCCCGAAGACGTCGAAAATAGCGAGCGGCCGGAACATCGTGAGCGCAGCCTCCGGGCTCGGTCCGCGCCACCAGTAAATGGTGTACTGAATGGCGAAGGAAACACCGATGGCGGTAATCAAGAATGCCAGGCGGGGCGCCTTGCGCTGCCGCAAGGGTTTATAAGCCACCCGTTCCACGATCACTGCCATCAAGGCTGAGGCGATAATCGCGACGACGAGGGCGAGGACAAGGTTTCCCACGATGGCCCAAAAACCCAGCCTCGGAGCAGAGGGACCGAAATTCAGGGCGCTGAGGGTAAAGAACACTCCGTAACAGCCCGTGATGAACACTTCGGAGTGGGCAAAGTTGATGAGGTTGAGAACGCCGTAGACAAGGGTGTAACCGAGGGCAACCAACGCATAAATTGCCCCGAAGGTCAACCCGTCAAAGGTGGAACTCCAGAAGTTTTGGGTGAACGAGTTTACGTCGAAGGTGATCCACGTGTCGTCCACGGGAACCGAGTGGAGCAGGTTGGGAATTACTTCACTGATCATGGCACTTCCTGATGTAATCAAAAGAAATGCTGGGGGTCGGCATGGATGCTAACCCCCAGCATTCATCTGGGCTCGGTGTTATTTTCCGATGACGCCGATGGGAACGATCTTGCCGTTCTCAACTTTGTAGCCGTAAACATCAGGCGTTGCCAGTTCGCCGGTTGCATCCCACTTGTAGTGCTTCGACAGACCGTCTGCATCGTAGGACTTGACCCAGGAGAGAAGGTCCGCGCGGGACTGCTTGCCCTTGTCGATACCTGAGAGCAGGACCGTGGCAGCGTCGTAACCTTCAATGGAGTAGGTTCCGGGCTCAGCGTTGGCCAGCTTCTTGTACTCGGACTCGAAGCTCGGGATCAGCTCGCCGGGGATGCACGGGCAGGTGAAGTATGAGTTCGACGACGCGTCGCCGGCCTGCTTGATGAACTGGTCATCCTTCACGCCATCCGGACCCACGAAGGAGCCGGTGAATCCCTTTCCAACCAGCTGCTGGTCGAAGGGAGCACCTTCTGCGTAGTAGCCGGCGTAGTAGACGGTGTCTGCCTTGGCGTTCATGATCTTGGAAATCACGGCCGAGAAGTCCTTCTGGCCAGTGACGACCTTGTCGGACCCCACCATCGCGGAGCCAAGGGCCGCGGACGTTGTGGTTCCCAGACCGATGCCATAGTCAGAGTCGTCCTGGACGAGGTAGACCTTCTTTGCTTGCAGCTTGTCCGTGAGGAACTTCGCCGCCGCCGGACCCTGGACGGCGTCATTGCCGAGGGCGCGGAAGAAGGTGGTCCAGCCGTTCTTCGTCAGGCTCGGGTTGGTTGCGGAGGGCGTGATGTGCACCAAGCCCTTCTGCTCGAAGATGTTGCCGGTGGCCTTGGATTCTCCCGAGAAGGGCAAGCCCACCACTCCGATGATGTCCGACTCGGACACGATCTGCGTTACCGGGCCAGTGGCCTTGTTCGGATCGCCTTCAGTATCGAATTTCTTGAACTGGACCTGGCAGCCGGGGTTCGCGGTGTTGTGCTGGTTGATGGCCAGCTGGATGCCGTTGAAGATGTTGATACCCAGCTGGGCGTTGGGTCCTGTCTCGGCACCGGCATAGGCAAGGGTGGTGGTTGACGGGCATGTTCCTTTGCCATCGCCTGCAGGCAAAACAGCTCCGGCAGGAACGTCGACTTTGGAAATCGCAGGGATATTGATCCTGCCGCCGCCACCCGAGGTCTCTGTGCCGCTAGGGGCAGTCTGATTCGCACAGCCCGCCACTAGCATGCCAAGGGTGGCTGCTGCTGCAATCGCCGAAATGACTTTCTTCCTGTACATAAATAGCCTCCGCGGTGCGTCTGATTCGTGGTCATTCGCCCGAAGTCACTTTCACTTCGAACATGTTCCATGAGAGTACTACCAAATATGTGTCCTGGAACACATATATGCAGGTCAGGATCTAATAACGGTGGATCACCCCCCTGCCCGGACAACCCTTCGTATGAACGCGGGGTTAAATTCCTGTCACGGCACAAGCTGGCGCAACACGGGGGGCGGCACGGTTCGCATCTCGCGTGCGTGCCCCAGGTGGGACTCGAACCCACAACACGCGGATTTTAAGTCCGCTGCCTCTGCCAATTGGGCTACTGGGGCGCCCGGATAATGGTAACCCAGTGCACTCCCCTCCTTGGTCTCAGAGCCCGTGGAACGGCGCGGCATAACGAAAGGTTCCGCCGACGCCGTCGGGCCATGCCTTGAGGGGCAACAGCTGGAAATGGTCTCCCCACCC is part of the Arthrobacter ramosus genome and harbors:
- a CDS encoding branched-chain amino acid ABC transporter permease translates to MSTTDGPTLIPDDASAQEIADREAKMRQRKGWFPGLSDKWNALPRQTQWLILIVVVVIAYLLPILNPPLITTEPGNNWQIALAQMSVYALVAVGLNVVVGYAGLLDLGYVAFFALGSYTAAMFTSPDSPYVHIPYLWTLPLAMAVAMFFGVVLGVPTLRLRGDYLAIVTLGFGEIVRILATIIPAMKGQVGFQNVGHPPGTDSSGQPIFLNSSGTPWYWLTLTIIILVLLAAGNLERSRVGRAWIAIREDEDAAEIMGVPTFKYKVWAFAIGASVGGLSGALFAGQVGFVNNQKFDIATSILFVAAVVMGGTGNKVGAILGGALVAYIPLRFTAIAEFKYLIFGAALVVIMIFRPGGLLPARQSLLAYGRLAYNKLKGAVGDIPPSGKVVLEPGKGADNE
- a CDS encoding branched-chain amino acid ABC transporter permease; this translates as MISEVIPNLLHSVPVDDTWITFDVNSFTQNFWSSTFDGLTFGAIYALVALGYTLVYGVLNLINFAHSEVFITGCYGVFFTLSALNFGPSAPRLGFWAIVGNLVLALVVAIIASALMAVIVERVAYKPLRQRKAPRLAFLITAIGVSFAIQYTIYWWRGPSPEAALTMFRPLAIFDVFGTIVDSQQVVIVVAAIILMIATDQFIRRSRTGRGIRAVAQDPDTATLMGVNKEKIIVTTFIIGGILAGAAALFYVMKIPSGVQYNGGFILGVKAFAAAVLGGIGNVRGALLGGLLIGLIGNYGQVLLGSSQWTDVVAFVVLVLVLIVRPEGVLGSSLGKSKA
- a CDS encoding branched-chain amino acid ABC transporter substrate-binding protein, whose amino-acid sequence is MYRKKVISAIAAAATLGMLVAGCANQTAPSGTETSGGGGRINIPAISKVDVPAGAVLPAGDGKGTCPSTTTLAYAGAETGPNAQLGINIFNGIQLAINQHNTANPGCQVQFKKFDTEGDPNKATGPVTQIVSESDIIGVVGLPFSGESKATGNIFEQKGLVHITPSATNPSLTKNGWTTFFRALGNDAVQGPAAAKFLTDKLQAKKVYLVQDDSDYGIGLGTTTSAALGSAMVGSDKVVTGQKDFSAVISKIMNAKADTVYYAGYYAEGAPFDQQLVGKGFTGSFVGPDGVKDDQFIKQAGDASSNSYFTCPCIPGELIPSFESEYKKLANAEPGTYSIEGYDAATVLLSGIDKGKQSRADLLSWVKSYDADGLSKHYKWDATGELATPDVYGYKVENGKIVPIGVIGK